The sequence below is a genomic window from bacterium.
CTATCAGCAGACTGTTACGGAATCAATCAAGCTGATGGCAATTTGCAAAAAGTATAACGGCGACTTCACTTTGCTCTGGCATAACTATAGCCAGAAACTATTCTCGCGGGAAAACCTGCTTGCGTTGTACCGTTCCATTGTCCATGCGCGCAGTCAAATCGAAGGTTAATGCGCTACTACTTATAAAATCTCTCGTATTAAGACAAATGCTTCGGCGGCGCGGCAATTCACCGTCGCGCCCCGCAACGTTGCCAGTGCTTTGACCGCTTCGATCGATCGTTCGTTGGGAAACGCCTGCATTTGCGAAGCGAAAATCTCGAGCGCTTCGATTTTCTTTCCCAAGTATTCAGAGATATCGTAATAGACATTCGGCGCAAAGGCGGGCGACAACCCCGGCGCATTCCAGTTGGTTTCCGATAGTG
It includes:
- a CDS encoding PIG-L family deacetylase; this translates as ALLFTPFIGDIHFDHRLFFESALVACRPNGAKIPRKILAYETLSETNWNAPGLSPAFAPNVYYDISEYLGKKIEALEIFASQMQAFPNERSIEAVKALATLRGATVNCRAAEAFVLIREIL